A genomic segment from Thermincola ferriacetica encodes:
- a CDS encoding corrinoid protein has product MSIKDIYQAVIDFNNAKVVELVKHELANGTDVSTILNDGLIAAMDEVGRLFSEGELFVPEMLRSAQAMKAGLDELKPLLAQSAAKSAGTIVIGTVKGDLHDIGKNLVAMMMEGAGFDVIDLGVDVDTEKFVKTAKEKNANVICMSALLTTTMPGMEEVIKAVKAQGLDIKTMVGGAPVTQEFANKIGADGYAEDAPGAVEKARELASA; this is encoded by the coding sequence ATGAGCATTAAGGATATTTATCAGGCAGTAATTGATTTTAATAATGCAAAGGTTGTTGAGCTGGTTAAGCATGAACTGGCCAACGGGACTGATGTGTCAACCATTTTAAATGACGGCTTGATTGCAGCTATGGATGAAGTGGGCCGCCTTTTCAGCGAAGGAGAGCTATTTGTTCCGGAGATGCTGAGGTCTGCGCAGGCTATGAAGGCCGGTTTGGACGAATTAAAACCCCTCCTTGCTCAATCAGCGGCCAAATCCGCGGGGACCATTGTCATAGGTACAGTTAAAGGTGACCTGCACGATATCGGCAAGAACCTGGTGGCTATGATGATGGAAGGTGCTGGATTTGACGTAATTGATTTGGGTGTTGACGTTGACACAGAGAAGTTTGTGAAGACTGCCAAAGAAAAGAACGCCAACGTTATTTGTATGTCGGCTCTTCTTACTACTACGATGCCCGGTATGGAAGAAGTTATCAAGGCTGTCAAGGCTCAGGGCCTGGACATTAAGACTATGGTTGGAGGGGCGCCTGTCACCCAGGAGTTTGCCAATAAAATTGGAGCCGACGGTTATGCTGAAGATGCGCCAGGAGCTGTTGAAAAAGCCCGTGAATTGGCATCGGCATAA
- a CDS encoding homoserine kinase, with protein sequence MDTSKMQQFPELTTDRIFGLYIESEENKKRSEELYKALDQAFIWSIISEVVAHYDIGKVTELYEIFGGYVNRSFGIYTEKDGQKQEFFVRLYKKGVTEKEIMFEHSLLDFVKANGLDMAAGIYRTKDGRSFLKKIIGTGEKAEERYFAVYEFLPGEDKYTWVENVLTDEEFASIAEILATFHNAARGFDPKGLERVEPKILELIPTLKAKFKEYAETDWKDKFTEYFLKNLDSILEEIDRIKIPAEELAKMPMNPIHCDFHPGNLKYANNKAVGIFDFDWSKIDLRLFDIGLGLVYCCSSWIDETDGTMMLDQSAIFLKAYQNKLKELGGLEPLNEVEKKHLPTMLAAGNMYLIFWALRDYYSNLGELNVFEYLTYLQHQVKLMNWIRKNWDVLLEIANSI encoded by the coding sequence ATGGACACATCAAAAATGCAGCAATTTCCCGAACTGACAACCGACAGGATTTTTGGCTTGTATATAGAGAGCGAAGAGAACAAAAAAAGGTCCGAAGAGCTATATAAAGCCCTGGACCAGGCCTTTATCTGGTCCATAATTTCAGAAGTCGTTGCTCATTATGACATTGGCAAGGTTACAGAGCTTTATGAAATTTTCGGCGGGTATGTGAACAGGAGTTTTGGGATCTATACCGAGAAGGACGGGCAAAAGCAGGAGTTTTTTGTGAGGCTTTACAAAAAGGGTGTAACTGAAAAGGAAATTATGTTTGAACATTCCCTGCTTGACTTTGTTAAGGCAAACGGTTTGGATATGGCTGCCGGAATCTACCGGACAAAAGACGGCAGAAGTTTTCTGAAGAAGATTATTGGAACCGGGGAAAAAGCTGAAGAGCGGTATTTTGCTGTTTACGAATTCCTTCCGGGCGAAGACAAGTATACCTGGGTTGAAAACGTGCTTACGGATGAGGAATTTGCCAGCATAGCAGAGATACTGGCCACGTTCCATAATGCGGCCAGGGGATTTGATCCCAAAGGTTTGGAAAGAGTGGAGCCAAAAATTCTGGAACTCATTCCCACTTTGAAAGCCAAATTCAAGGAATACGCGGAAACTGACTGGAAAGATAAGTTTACTGAATATTTCCTGAAAAACCTTGACTCTATTTTGGAAGAGATAGATCGGATAAAAATACCGGCCGAAGAATTGGCCAAAATGCCCATGAATCCCATCCACTGCGATTTCCATCCGGGAAACCTGAAATATGCTAACAATAAAGCCGTAGGTATTTTCGATTTCGACTGGTCCAAGATAGATCTGAGGCTGTTTGATATCGGGTTGGGTCTGGTTTATTGCTGTAGTTCGTGGATAGATGAAACAGACGGGACAATGATGCTTGACCAGAGTGCCATATTCTTGAAAGCCTATCAGAACAAACTCAAAGAGCTTGGCGGGTTAGAGCCTCTCAACGAAGTGGAAAAGAAACATTTACCCACTATGTTGGCAGCCGGTAATATGTATTTAATTTTCTGGGCTCTTAGGGATTATTACAGTAATTTAGGCGAGCTGAACGTGTTTGAATACCTGACCTATTTGCAGCACCAGGTTAAGTTAATGAACTGGATTCGGAAAAACTGGGATGTGCTCCTGGAAATTGCTAATAGCATTTAA
- a CDS encoding AAA family ATPase, with protein MLKIYTNLVKTVVGRNRELKAILSAIDAGKHILLEGPPGTSKSTILRNIAREAKMPFYIIEGNIDLTPGKLVGHFNPAKVMADDYRPEYFEKGPLTKAMEEGGILYIEEFNRMPADVSNVLITPMEEGELFIPRYGTVKAADRFTVVASQNPYDDVGTVRVSRAFMDRICLIKMEYQPQQEEEIIVKRKTGCTDQRIIELAVKFVRKTREHPDIKMGASVRAAIDIVDIFNSLQKLDTFIDENILTAARMALGNKIWLNEITTKTVDKIIEAIWEDLRADVSNLKELNEGNVGAVSSHNGPPAINGEKELKKRNLV; from the coding sequence GTGCTTAAAATTTATACTAATTTGGTGAAGACAGTAGTAGGGCGGAACCGTGAGCTGAAAGCCATTCTTTCTGCTATTGATGCAGGTAAACATATCTTGTTGGAAGGGCCGCCGGGGACCTCAAAATCTACTATATTACGCAACATTGCCAGGGAAGCTAAAATGCCCTTTTACATAATAGAAGGGAATATTGATTTAACGCCGGGAAAGCTGGTTGGCCATTTTAACCCGGCCAAAGTGATGGCCGATGATTACCGGCCGGAATACTTTGAAAAAGGACCTCTTACCAAAGCCATGGAGGAAGGAGGAATCCTGTATATAGAGGAGTTTAACCGGATGCCGGCCGATGTGTCTAATGTACTCATTACTCCCATGGAAGAAGGGGAGCTTTTTATTCCAAGGTACGGCACTGTTAAAGCCGCTGACAGATTTACGGTTGTTGCTTCCCAAAACCCTTACGATGATGTAGGTACTGTGCGGGTAAGTCGGGCCTTCATGGACCGGATCTGCCTGATAAAAATGGAATACCAGCCCCAACAAGAGGAAGAAATTATTGTTAAACGAAAGACCGGCTGTACAGATCAAAGGATTATTGAGTTGGCTGTTAAATTTGTCAGGAAAACGCGGGAACACCCTGATATAAAGATGGGTGCTTCAGTCAGAGCGGCCATTGATATAGTTGATATATTTAACAGCCTGCAGAAGTTGGATACTTTTATTGATGAAAATATACTAACTGCTGCCCGTATGGCTCTGGGCAATAAAATTTGGCTCAACGAGATTACTACGAAAACGGTGGATAAAATAATTGAAGCTATTTGGGAAGATTTAAGGGCAGACGTAAGTAACCTTAAGGAATTAAATGAAGGCAATGTAGGTGCGGTAAGTTCGCATAACGGACCTCCGGCTATAAATGGGGAAAAAGAGTTAAAAAAAAGGAACCTGGTATAG
- a CDS encoding trimethylamine methyltransferase family protein has protein sequence MQQFTRFFTDEQRVRIHEASLEILENVGLLVRNKKAREIFAKHGCEVDNQTTLVKIPRKIVEECRKSFVPTYTFTAQDPQYDVTLPGDRPVVVTGSSAPNIIDPITGEERRATSADIANIAYLINELPGFDVFSISTLAEDAPKGQFSLSRFYPALKNCKKPVRSNTPSIADLEQVLELGYLIAGSKEAYMERPFINHHYCPVVSPLTMDVESTEAVIYLTEMGLPVYGTIVPNAGMTSPMTMMGTLVLGNAEFLALATLIQLIRPGAPMIYAVLSTVADMRTGNYAPGAVETGILQMAHTEMARFYNVPSGGYIGLTNSHVNDAQSGYETGINTTAALCAGADLFNMGGLLGSLMAFDFAKAVIDNEIALMLKRIKRGMEFSEENMALDLIKQVGPGGSYMDLEHTMANMRTTAVLPKVANRDPRGRWEDMGRPDAHARALKEAKKILTKENPARFPAELDEKIRAHFPGIVAGDARWYE, from the coding sequence ATGCAACAATTTACCAGGTTTTTTACAGATGAACAACGTGTGCGGATTCACGAGGCTTCTCTGGAGATCCTCGAAAATGTTGGTCTTTTGGTCCGCAACAAAAAGGCGCGCGAAATTTTTGCCAAACACGGGTGCGAAGTGGACAACCAGACAACCCTGGTGAAAATTCCGCGCAAAATCGTTGAAGAATGTCGAAAGTCTTTTGTCCCTACTTATACCTTTACAGCTCAAGACCCGCAGTATGATGTTACCTTGCCTGGGGACAGGCCGGTGGTGGTAACAGGAAGCTCTGCTCCGAACATCATAGACCCCATTACCGGGGAAGAAAGGCGCGCAACTTCTGCCGACATAGCCAACATAGCTTATCTGATTAACGAACTGCCTGGCTTTGACGTATTTTCTATTTCCACTCTGGCTGAAGATGCTCCTAAAGGCCAGTTCAGTTTATCCCGTTTCTACCCGGCATTGAAGAACTGCAAGAAACCTGTTCGTAGCAACACTCCGAGTATTGCAGACCTTGAGCAGGTTTTAGAACTGGGTTACCTGATAGCCGGCAGCAAGGAAGCTTATATGGAGCGCCCCTTTATTAACCATCACTATTGTCCGGTAGTATCTCCGTTGACTATGGATGTGGAATCAACGGAGGCTGTAATATACCTAACTGAAATGGGCCTTCCTGTATACGGTACGATAGTTCCGAACGCTGGGATGACCTCACCGATGACAATGATGGGAACCTTGGTTCTGGGTAATGCAGAATTCCTGGCTTTGGCTACCCTGATTCAGCTTATCCGTCCAGGAGCTCCAATGATTTATGCCGTATTGTCCACTGTTGCAGACATGCGTACAGGAAACTATGCTCCCGGCGCTGTAGAAACAGGCATTCTGCAGATGGCTCACACCGAAATGGCCAGGTTTTATAACGTACCATCCGGTGGTTATATTGGCTTAACTAATTCCCATGTAAATGATGCCCAGTCCGGTTATGAGACCGGTATTAATACCACCGCAGCCCTTTGTGCCGGAGCAGACCTCTTTAATATGGGCGGACTGCTGGGCAGCCTGATGGCCTTTGATTTTGCCAAGGCTGTAATTGACAACGAAATTGCTCTCATGCTCAAACGTATCAAGAGAGGCATGGAATTTAGCGAAGAAAACATGGCTCTCGACCTGATCAAGCAGGTAGGTCCGGGAGGTTCTTACATGGATCTTGAGCACACTATGGCCAATATGCGTACCACTGCTGTACTGCCCAAAGTTGCCAACCGTGACCCCAGAGGTCGTTGGGAAGATATGGGCCGTCCGGATGCTCATGCCCGTGCACTGAAGGAAGCTAAGAAAATATTGACCAAGGAAAACCCGGCCCGGTTCCCGGCAGAACTGGATGAAAAAATCCGGGCTCATTTCCCGGGCATAGTAGCAGGCGACGCCCGTTGGTATGAGTAA
- a CDS encoding VWA domain-containing protein: MAGYREGPYHYRIAQYLNTHPGDLQEFVETANSLDDFAKVFDMLKPRVRALAVKFASRIITKTAKQIADTGYRSGKLKIVKGFPETGEIDLDRSLEYFMDEPERGILDNLATYNRLREKSAFVIMIDHSYSMRGLKIVLAAITAATIAYHFKTDFSVLAFSNKVKVLKAINHMTGPEKVVEQLFDLKLQGDTNVRLALEEGLKQVSDFAEKKGLILTDGSWNTGGNPLDMAAKYDKLNVIGFPPANPDKVKLLSNRGKGEFAFVETEKQIANAIIKCLN; encoded by the coding sequence TTGGCAGGGTACCGCGAAGGGCCGTATCATTACCGGATTGCCCAGTATTTAAATACGCATCCGGGAGATTTGCAGGAATTTGTTGAAACCGCCAATTCGCTGGATGATTTTGCCAAAGTTTTTGACATGCTGAAACCTCGGGTTCGGGCTTTAGCGGTAAAATTTGCTTCCCGCATAATTACCAAGACGGCAAAGCAAATTGCCGATACGGGATATAGGTCCGGGAAACTGAAGATTGTTAAGGGCTTCCCGGAGACCGGTGAAATAGATTTGGACCGCAGCCTGGAATACTTCATGGATGAACCGGAACGGGGAATCCTGGACAACCTCGCTACATATAACCGGCTGAGAGAAAAAAGCGCTTTTGTGATTATGATTGATCACAGTTACTCGATGAGGGGCTTAAAAATTGTTTTGGCTGCTATTACAGCGGCAACAATAGCTTATCATTTTAAAACGGATTTTTCAGTTTTGGCATTTAGCAATAAAGTAAAAGTTCTTAAAGCGATAAACCATATGACTGGACCGGAAAAAGTCGTGGAACAGTTGTTTGACCTGAAACTGCAGGGGGATACTAATGTACGTCTTGCATTGGAGGAAGGATTGAAGCAGGTTAGTGATTTTGCCGAGAAAAAGGGCTTAATACTGACAGACGGCTCTTGGAATACAGGAGGTAATCCCCTGGACATGGCAGCAAAGTATGACAAACTAAATGTTATTGGTTTCCCGCCGGCTAACCCGGACAAAGTCAAACTACTTTCCAACCGGGGAAAAGGGGAATTTGCCTTTGTAGAGACGGAGAAGCAAATTGCCAATGCTATAATCAAATGCCTTAATTAA
- a CDS encoding methyltetrahydrofolate cobalamin methyltransferase produces the protein MIVVGELINASRKPIKEAIETQNADYIKQIAKEQHEAGANYIDVNAGIFVGKEPEYLQWLVKNVQEVVDGPCCIDSPDPKAIEAALAVHKGTPMINSISLEKERYDALLPIIAGTDYKVVALCMSDGGMPETTEDRLKIADELINGLVKNNIPIDNIYVDPLVQPIGTNSNFGIEFLNAVEAIMTRFKGVHTMCGLSNISYGLPNRKFLNQAFAIMAIAKGLDGLIINPLDKQMMAGLIAAEALAGRDDFCCNYLGAFRAGKFEF, from the coding sequence ATGATAGTAGTGGGAGAACTCATCAATGCCAGCCGCAAACCTATTAAAGAAGCTATTGAGACTCAAAATGCGGATTATATTAAGCAGATTGCCAAAGAACAACATGAAGCAGGCGCAAACTATATAGATGTTAATGCCGGTATCTTTGTGGGCAAAGAGCCTGAATACCTGCAGTGGCTGGTTAAAAATGTTCAGGAAGTGGTAGACGGGCCTTGCTGTATTGACAGCCCTGACCCGAAGGCTATTGAAGCGGCTCTTGCCGTGCACAAAGGAACCCCGATGATAAATTCCATATCGCTGGAGAAAGAGCGTTATGATGCATTATTGCCGATTATCGCCGGTACCGATTACAAGGTAGTAGCTTTGTGTATGAGTGATGGCGGTATGCCTGAAACTACAGAAGACAGGCTGAAAATTGCCGACGAACTGATTAACGGTCTGGTTAAAAACAACATTCCTATAGACAACATTTATGTAGACCCATTGGTTCAACCGATAGGAACCAACAGCAATTTTGGCATTGAATTTCTCAACGCCGTAGAAGCTATTATGACCAGGTTTAAAGGAGTTCATACCATGTGCGGGTTGTCAAACATTTCCTACGGTTTGCCTAACCGTAAATTCCTGAACCAGGCCTTTGCCATAATGGCTATTGCCAAGGGACTTGACGGTCTGATTATCAACCCGCTGGACAAGCAAATGATGGCCGGTCTTATTGCTGCTGAAGCTTTGGCCGGAAGAGACGATTTCTGTTGCAATTACCTTGGCGCATTCCGTGCAGGTAAATTTGAATTCTAA